The genomic interval GATAATGAAGATCAAGTAGCAAATAATTCAATCTCAGATGAAGGGCCTCCTTTATCTGAAAATTCAGTAGAACTTGTTCGGAAATGTGATACTCAAAACATACACGATTCTTCTTGGGATCAGAGTCACTATGTGAGTGCTAATATTTCCAGTAGAGAGTTCAAAGATAGCAAACGAGATCCGACTCCACCATTTATGAGTATAATGATTGACGCAAGTCCTACGGACAGCAGATTTGATAATTCCACACAGACTGAGCTAATAGCGCCAAATCTAGACCTAATTGATGTAAATTTATCGTTCAGTAAAAATTTTCATTCAGATGATTCATCATCAAATGATAATGACACTGAAAGATCTTCGTCCAGCAAACGATATAGACGTAATTCCTTTGACGATGATAAGGAAACAAGACCAAGTAAAAAGACAAAATGTACAGATTCTTGTACATCGAGTAATACTCATGTAACTGATTTTAAGGCACAAGAATCTTCTAACAGATTGGGCTCCGAGTCggatatttcatttaaatctaCAAAAAGCAATTATTCTTATAAAGCACGCAAGGGACGAAGAAAATCAGACTCCAACTTGATTCGTGATGTATTGAAAAGATCAAAGAGATTCAGTAGTCATCAGTCTGATTGTTCTGAAAGTAATACGCCAGGTAAAGTAGTAAAGCTACTTACTTGTTTCTTTCAAAAATATTGATTGtttatttctacaaaaaaagtataatttataaggATATCacgtttttaagtaaattaaagttattacctacttattgttttttatcttaAAGTTCCGTAAGAATTGTTTACTATAACTTAATCGTTTCTCGGAAATGTTCCACAATTCTACATCGGAATATCgcattttcgaaaaaaaaacttttaagatAATATCGTATTGTATTGCATTGGACGAATGGTTATTTTTTCCTTACGTTGTAGGTTATTGcaagatttattatttgaaaaaaaagcttaattaatataattgtcCATATTTTTTAGAGTAGTTTCATTTCATCATATCTTTTTTTCCGGTTTTCAACTCGAGAATAAGCCATATAATTGATGATGCTAATAATAGTAAAACATCTATAGTTTCACACAGAACTCTTCCTTAGCTTCGCCGTAGTCGGGTGAAAATAACCAAAAAGTTATTgtcaaactaaatattattatcatttggCACAATTTTTCTCATACGAGTATGTTAAACCAGTCTATCTTACAAATTCAAATATAGCACGTGACATCATCTTAACGTTTATAATCCATAACGGCCAAGACGACTAAACTAATCAAATGTGCGGCTTTAGGAGGGAATTCAGTATATACTTATGTTTAATACAGTATTTTTCATGTACTTATTTATACTAACGACACAccgtgcaataaataaatttgcaattGATATGAAAGACAATAACGTCGATGTGGAAAATTTACATGATAAGATGGAATTTGTTAGTGAAACTGTGTTGTTTTCGTTGGCAGGAACCCCAAGAAAAGAGAAATCGCATCGGCGTTCCAATCGTACGAAAGTTTGGAGGATCATGGACATTTGCACGTGGATTGGTAAGAAGGTGAGTAAAGATCTCTAAATTTTCCAAGAATCTGAGGAATTAATAATACgcatcaaatatttaaattagcacattaaagcttaatttgtaaAGAGATCCtgaatcaaaaatttaattacatcGTGGGAcaaacaagaaataataatactttgtgTTAGtcacatcctactaatattataaatgcgtaagtttgtatggatggatggatggtagtacgtttgttactctttcacgcaaaaactactgaaccaatttgattgaattttggaatggagattgattataccctggattaacacataggctgcttttcaTTCCGATAAAATGTGCGGTTGAGCGCAagaaccgcgtacgaagccgcgggcaacagctggtttgTTAATATTTCTCATTgataattttgcaataaaacatCTAACTAAACTAATAAGTCTACAAGACGTCATGCCCGAATGGTGTCTATAATGTTGACTGCAATTCGGCGCTGAACAGCCAGACTGATTCTTTGCACAAGAAATGAGCTAGCCTCTATATAACCAGATGTGGCACTCAACCGCGGTGTAATGTCTCCTAATGTCGCTAATAAACATTGTGTATATTTATGCCGAAATACCGACTTTGTTCTAAATTTCGGTACTATTTGTGCTAAGACCGCGGACGGACATGCTGATATGGTGAAACTATAAAGCAAGTTACCTTTATGGTCACCCTTTAAATTGACAAATAGGTATGAATAACTCTAAATATAAGTAGGTTGggagaatataaataatttaattgtatgtGGGtctttttatgcatttttaatgcaatatttatttaataatttattttttattttatcacacagtaggaatctccttatgaacacagtgatactctattgatttgtgcactaaggagtgcttaaacacttgcactaaggtaacttgtgttacgagtgtcaAAAATTGGCCATACCTACATCGATTTCGGTCTAGTTAAGCTTAGTCtaggtttataattaatttttatccaaTCAGGGATACCAGTCCATAACGGGGTTATATTCCGATATACTTCGGGAACCCATAGGAAACAAAGAACTCGAAGGTAATGTCTTAGTGCGGGAAGTAAAGCAACTTCAGAAGGTTGTCGAAGAAGTAGAAGAGAAACACGCACGAATGACTAATAGACTGGCTCGTGAGAATGAAGCTCTTCGAGATGAGATGAAGAAAGTTATTGAGAAACTAACACAGTTGGAATCCAAGCTTAGGTAACATTTCGGTCTTTTGATATCAATTTATTTACTCGGACAGAATATACTCTTAAACACCTCCTCATGAATATTGTTTGGCATTTCAAAATCGATAAGCGCCTGTTACCTTTGTTAGTTACTACGAAAATAATTAGTTACACTGATATtgctattacattttttttattccgttataagttagcccatgactgcaatctcacatggtggtaattgatgatgctgtctaagattgtagcaggctaacctattagtacgatagtaatacccctaatcggtttctacgccacatcgcaccggaacactaaatcgcttagcggcacgtcttcgtcggtagggtggtaactagccacggccaaagcctgacGAAATCAAAATCTAGGAAATATTAAATGCTCAgttcattacaattattttattttagcgtTCCGTTTGCCTAAGAATCACTTAATAAACAGTTCAttttaaagtaacaaacaaattcttttcaataatataaagtaaggaaaaaaaaattgttttgtgatATTTCATGAGCAAGGATCATATAATTAGAGTAATTTACAAATTACTTTTTACTTTCTTTAGATTTAGATGTTGCTAATTCTAGGATTAAGATCTTATTAATAGTGCAATGATCTGCTGATAACATTTGTTCGGAGATGTGGCCGTTTAGGGCCACTCtttatgtgtttatattataaatgagaatgtGTTCAAATTTGTTATCTAAGTATGTTAAGACACATACGTATTACTCAGCTAAATGTGTAAAGTggcaactgagatacagaatctcTAATGTTCACAGTCAGCAAACACCAGCAGTGCCACCAAGTCGTATACCATTTGCGCCACCACCGCCCCCGCCGCCACCGCCGCCTCCTCCTCCACCTCCACCTCCGATAGACAGAAAACCTGTTGCGCGTGCACACACAATACCCAGATGTGGATCAGCACCACCCAGGATGGCAGGGCCGCGGCTCTCAATCACTCCACAGGACATTGCCAACGTGAAGTTGAGGAAAACTAaggtatatacattttaattaatcatCATTTACTAAAACCTTGACTCTGGATGGTATCGAAATGGGGGCTGATCTAGCAATAAACCAAAATTGAGCCAAGTATATTTTACCGAATTTATCAGGGAACGTGGATGTTTTCCCGCCTACAAAAGGGGTAAgtgtacaaaaaaaactgtttttgggtacgctgtaaaaattaaaacatataataaaatataatattttaattgttatatttaaacactattattcatttaaaacagTAGAAGAGTTCCCTATTTCTGTTCTGATTCCCTattcgattttaaaaatattaagctgTGAAGTGCATACCATAATAAGGGTATTGTAAAGATATctgacgatgtttttcttttaacGTCTTGTTCAGAACTTCTgttttaataattgattaatcATATAAGTTGCTCCAACTTAGCTTTTGCTGTATTTTCAAGGATAACCCCGTAAGGCCAAAACCGACGCCTAAAGAAGGTCAGCAGCCACTTGTTACTCAGGATATGTTAG from Pararge aegeria chromosome 18, ilParAegt1.1, whole genome shotgun sequence carries:
- the LOC120631393 gene encoding bromodomain-containing protein 4-like produces the protein MTNCEEKGALKAVVLDVVNESFEADNEDQVANNSISDEGPPLSENSVELVRKCDTQNIHDSSWDQSHYVSANISSREFKDSKRDPTPPFMSIMIDASPTDSRFDNSTQTELIAPNLDLIDVNLSFSKNFHSDDSSSNDNDTERSSSSKRYRRNSFDDDKETRPSKKTKCTDSCTSSNTHVTDFKAQESSNRLGSESDISFKSTKSNYSYKARKGRRKSDSNLIRDVLKRSKRFSSHQSDCSESNTPGTPRKEKSHRRSNRTKVWRIMDICTWIGKKGYQSITGLYSDILREPIGNKELEGNVLVREVKQLQKVVEEVEEKHARMTNRLARENEALRDEMKKVIEKLTQLESKLSQQTPAVPPSRIPFAPPPPPPPPPPPPPPPPPIDRKPVARAHTIPRCGSAPPRMAGPRLSITPQDIANVKLRKTKDNPVRPKPTPKEGQQPLVTQDMLEATRAKLGRNRPVAASTPKQQLTELEKCLLQETSVTSLYRRRVTRGTFRSGDELRVRPYPASRCARTPLSPRSPRSSSISRTPASPLKFPFFCPSTPSK